In Cryptomeria japonica chromosome 1, Sugi_1.0, whole genome shotgun sequence, the sequence caatatattgctacattgggtagtcaatgagatgataaagtttggggttacttcaaggcattccagaaggctatgaaatctagagagagggttccaaaataaattgttgagaaatactcaaccgagatatgcttcatggttaaaaatgatgaaaccttgatggaagcaatcaaaccccagaagatatggattgaagagatgggttatgaggttgatgctcagattctagatgcttatgcaaagatgttaattgatgcacctattgatgaagatgagaaatcctttggtactgcagaatagaagaagaaagagGTTCAAACTGAGTTTaactagaagaagagggagaaacaacaaggcaagactagaaaatttgttgaacaagtatcttaggatatcaaggcattaatggatgttccaaaaaaaggaaggaagaggaaagagcctgaagttttcattgagcctattccatcagactctggaactgaggatgacacacccttagcattcaagagggtattgaggaagaaaagtgaagagtctaaggaggaagcaaggaagcaactggtaaggaaggttacaatcaaggtatCGGCAAATAAGAGAGCTCCAAAGAAAACACCTTCTACACCATTCgatattggaagaagaaagaagatggatgacacagaTCTTGCAATTGTATCCAGTAAtataactattattccacctaagacttatgtgaattggtagatgaaataactaaggatggtatgttgaaaaatgacgtacaattttattatgagcatttagatgatgatgagaaaagagaagttgaggaagtagttttattatatttggatagatataagaaagctttgttggaaattgagaagcaaatatcgacacaactatatgacaacctagatgctaggagattattagctatggaggaggataagcacataaagattcaagagttgttaactacctatggatccattactccagaggagttggatacgacacttgaggttgtagatagaaagatctttcaaagcaagaacaagatagttagtcttatgttaggtagggttaatgagataatcagTGAGACCCACAAGGCATAGGTTCAATTATTTGCTGAAAAACCCTAGTTTCTACACTTCACCGAAGGCTAAAACATATACTatagacatcccggttgaaggaaaaggtaaaggtataatgggtacctcatCTGCAATTTTCAAGGATAtaaagatattggatatagagccctcGATAGAATCTAATGTACAGGACACATAGGTGATACCGACAAATGTTTAGATACCAACAAATTTAGATAGTATATAGGTTATAAATGCCGtggacaatagtcctccagatcagaatgtacaggttgaggtcatAGTTCATAAGGATATTGAACCGACAATAACTAATACTCCaacaagtggtgaagccaccagtgcaaaagaggaagttataaaagttaataaaccatcagaggagaagagagagaggaatcTGACAGGGAATCGATAGTGAGCACATCATTAttatcaattgacacctcacaggtagagcagaaaagcataactgagatgagttctactgagctcatgatgatggctacatagaatatgatgaaggaaggatctatgggcAAAGgatttattgatcaatcaatcccaattttgcatagacttgtcccagagtgtaaATTTGAcaaaaggagcaagcccatccgacaagctcaaaataatcacagagcccatttctaaggactttcaatttttacaacaaatatcaaatcGACAGGCACtgaatgttagggtttcaagcagatccgaagcaaatatgaactaataattatatgtagatctaaatacaaaagataaaggaataaaataggacacagataacacagagatttaacgtggttcacccagaatgggttatgtccaccatacacagtcgtccaatctttcttattatccaacaaaaatggTACATAAACCTCTCAATACCTTAAGCATCCCAtctgcttataacatgtgttttttagggcaacaaacaaagttgacatttttagggttttattacaaagcatcccagtcgcttataacatgcatttttttaaggcaacaaacaaagtcggcctttttagggttttattacaatgtcggacCTCGATGAgaatacgtgctaagtgtacagtactttgttgatcaatcgccacatatcaacactggagaggtttacacaagcgaagagagcaacatttgatcagatgattgagtcgaagaagaaggagattaatgataagttgaagttgattgataatgccttAAGAAAATGTACCAATATTTACTGAGTATGCTGCAACACAGGTTTACTTACAATAGATTAGATAAAAGAGATTAAGGATACTCAGGAGAATATTGTAGGTAtattcaattcttttgatggataaaATTCTTTGACTACATATATTGATGgccagattttggttttggaagctcaagttttagcCCTTGAAAGGGAtaaagacaaaattataagaaaaaCTAGAGttctcagaggattggtgagtccccggttggactcattgagtgtacataagaaggaatgcattgatatggttggtaagcccacactgacataatttaaggataaagagtcatatggtcGTATGCTTAATGGAtgtgtatctatttctgacacattcaaatcaggttgggatacttatctagagcttttggagaaagcctatccggaaattttcaagtatattcagctccggtaaggtattttgggacattctttgtacaaactttcattcttcatcccattattttggtattttttttggcatttatgtcaaagggggaggtataggtgaaaaccatattcttggaggtatggagtattttgtatagttcatgatcatagatggatattcatctcaaggggagcagtctcagggtgaaaccgacagatggaaaccattatcatttttcacatgagttttgccatcaatgccaaagggggagattgttggcaattgacactcatttgattggtttcaatatgttgtcattgatggcaacatgtttcgaatttcatattttggtttggttgttcaccaACAGACACTTCATTGACACCGACAATGACAGGTATCTTCATCGGTAGGAGGAATTCTTTGCATACtgacattgcaggccgacatgacttcatcaagttaccggtataggaggccaacatcatttttGGAGATTCGACAATCGACAATTGATATTGATATTTATGTAGATATGTAATTGATCCgacttgtatattcattttgtaattatctatataagccgacataaggcatgaaggattgtaagggtatagaggtcagttgattagatcattttgtgaaataatacaaggatatgagtgagagagataattgtaatgcgaggaatgttgattatgtaagaggttattccagtaagggtttagggtttcagaactggaacagatagagcttgaaccgaaactcaatcaagcataacagatgcattatatgagttcagttttatgttttcttattcagagtaactatagtcagtgagactcctttgtgatgagcagtgtgctctaggctgtaagccttcctgcaagtgcatgcccccatattttgtaatatctcttcatatggccagtggattgatattgtgggtcacaaatcccaccgtggtttttcctctttcaggttttccacatataattctctgtgttatggtattcatttgtgtgattggcttattgattgatttacttctttcaattatatatgcaCCGGTTTACCGATtcgtgaatgcatgttttaataaggttaaaattgaacattctggtagaacactgattcatccccccctctcagtgttcttggattccaacaataattGACCTTTGTTGCATCCACATACGTACCAATATATTCCATGGATATAATGTTTTCTTCCCATGGTGTACACCTCCAATCATCGTCATGTGAATACCTATTGATTAATGCAATAGGTTTTTCCTACTCAAATTCATTCTTTTGGAACACTATAtgacatgaaagaagggaaaatatTAAAGATTTTAGAAATATTTGAACTTACCAAGACTAGTGCATTTTAAAAAGAGATTCCTTGACTGACAAATATGAATCAATTGACCCCTTTCTCCAAGTGGTTGATTCATATTTTTCATTCTGAATTAAGGAAAAACACTCAATCAATAATGATCTCTTCTATATTATGACCCTCCAAAAGAAAATTTGGACTAGCATCAATAGGGGGATCTTGATGTATGATGTCACAAATTTCCATCTCATTGTGTAGGCACTCCTCTTCCCATATATGTTGGCCTACTTACAAGATATGTCCATTTGATTGGGAAGATAATAATTTGCATTAGAGATGAAAGGTATACAGTGGCTACAAGGAGGAACATCTGGTTTCTCCTTCATATCATTTCTTACACATAGTTCTTCTAGTGATAGGAATTGAATCGATTACTCTTCATCAATTAAGTTTTCTCTCTTTTGAACTTCATGTTCATATGTTGGTAGCGTCTCCTTTTTCTTCACCTCCCACTATTATAGTAGATTATTATTTCTCTTTGTCACCATTTCTATTACTTTACTACTATTGATCTTATCCTCTAGCCATTATGATTTCCTATTGCTACTCATGAATTCCCTTTCATCCTAGTAGCAATATCATTTTATGTAAGAAATTTCCTATCAATTAATTGATATGTATTTATAACTTGCATTATAAAACCATCCATAGGGGTTATTGATAATATATTCATTTGGAATCTTGAACCTATAGATTGGTTGTATGAGTTTCattgaatttaaattatattttgagtGGCCAAGTAATATTGTTATTTATCAACACTATGCTCCTCTTATAGCTCCAAATTAttttcatcaaaattattacattcaTCTTCTACTCTCATGCATTCACATATAGATGTATCATATTAATCATTTTCATCCTTATAGTATTGATAACATTCTTGCTCTATTCATTTAGAGAGCATTTGAATTATTCATGGTGGTAAGTTGAGATTAATTCAACTATAGCTCTACAATAAGCCATTGTATTTATTTCAATGGAGATTAAATAATCCTAGTTGCCATAGTAGCTTGCAAAAGTGTGAAAATACCTTAAAATGCTCAAAAACCCTAAAGGAGATCAACTTGGTCAAAGGAACTCAAAACATTTCATCACAAATACTTCCCTACAAAGAATGTATATGAACCTAGCAAGAAAGATAGGCCTTTTAGAAACTTTTGATAGAAAAAAGGTCCCTTTGACAAACCAAAGTCATTGAACTAAAGACATAGACTTATAAATggacaagacattttattgcattcACCTTGGAAAATTTTGGAAACTAGGACTAGATACATGAATTGCTAATGAATATTTAAGCCAAAGGACAAATAGGATATAAAGTACTTCTTTGTCTTTATTGAGGAATGGGTAGGAAAGACCTGTATCCTCATGGTGGGTTTATGCCTTCCATGGTCAAATATAAGAGTATAGGATCTTGGAGGAATTGTGAAGACTCTAGGTGAAGATATGATATGATTTCAATACTATTTATATTTGCAAGACTACACATTTATGGTTATTACATGCTAGTGTGGGCCTCAATTAAAGCTAGAATGATGATATTACATAAAAAATGAGAAATCACACACACGTGCATGTGTGCGCACATTAGGGGCAACTTTGTTCGATCAACAACTTTTTCTTCCCTTTGAAGTCTTGACAACATCTCTCTACTTTAGTTTCACATCTCTTGACAATgatatgcttgctaaagtggggggaAAATATAACATTGTAAATTACATCTCGTACAATTTCATGTCACATAAGTGCCTTTTCTTTAAGCTGATTGGGGTCATTCATCATCTATTTGTCTTTCTTCCCACATGGATTGCTTTGTCAGCTTAGACTCTGGCCTCTTCCTAACCATGCTGACCATATGACTTATGGACACTAGCGCGCCATGGAGATGTTCGCATGTCGTGGTAGCATCCCATGAATATGTTAGTCCGcaggtggccatttgagcattacATTTGCGCCTCAGAGAGTTCGTAATGCCTTTGTCCACAACCATCGACGTCGAGATTCTTCCAGGGGGTCTATATCCCATGCATTTGAGATGATTTTGGGGCTTCTTGATCATTGAGTAAATTTTTAAGCTCTTGGCATATATTCTACATCTTTCATAGGCTTTTCCAACATTCATTATCCACCATTATCATGACTTCAAGGAGTTTTTGGTGTTGGACTTATCTCCTTCAAGTGTCAACTTATTGGGTGTTGAAGAGAAGTTATCTCCCTCTTCTTATTCATATTTCATAATATCATATCCATTGTTTTCTACTTAGCatattcattgtcttctttatCCATATGTATCTATATTGTTTTTCTTTCACTCGTGACTATTATCTGGATTCTtcgtggaggtgggaacaccagaATGGGGATTTGACTAAGGTAGACCTCTAAACACAAGCCCCCAACATTTTCCCTTTTCTCTATCTGAGGTTTGTGATCTAGAGGAAAGGAGATTATCTTGGGGGAGGATTCAATTGTGGATTGGTTGTAAGCTTCCCTCATCTTTTCTTGCCTTCATTTTACTATTCGCATTTCGTCCCTATTATTTTATCTATCACAATATCATTATTTTAATCATATTGTCACGTCCACGTCTGATGTACGGCCTTTGTACTTTGTCTGTACAGGGCGTTAGCGTGCTGCACTGGTGTCCTAGTTTTGCGTGTTCATCCCGAGAACAAATACTTCACAGAGTCCATTTCAGGGGTCTTTGTGGCCTTAGTTGTTTATTTTGTACTTTGCATTCCCTCACTCACCTTTAGcactagtttaagtgaggtagagcgAAGGAGAGTTTGTTCCTTGAAGTTCATCACTTCGAGGGTAGCAAATCTCGTCCTCTACACATATTACACAAATCCCTTTCAAGAAACCATTTTGAGCACTTGTATTAAAGTGTGGAGATCATAAGGCAAAAACCCTATTGATTTTGGAGAGTTATTTCATTTTATAGGTCACATTTGAGCTTCATTGATTGTAGATCCAACCTTATTCTATTGGTTTGGTTTGTACTATTACTATTGATATGAATATAAAAGCTTATTGTTGATGTTGTAAAACTATTTGAATGTAATAAAATCATTATTAATATAAAGAGTCTAAGAATTATATAGATATTATTTTCTATTTCCTTGTAATAAGGAGATCAATGCTTTTAATTGCCATTCTTTTTTAGAATGTGACGCTAATGATAATATATAAATAGTGAATTTAATCTGAGTTATTTAAGATCTAATTTGAATATTAGAATTTGATATAATTGTTGAATGTCAAATTTGGATAAGTATTTTGATTGGGACATTACAACTATTGAGATCTTTAAATTTTACTACTACAAGGATTTTAGCTCCAACCAATCTAGTGACAAAATCCACACATTTTAATTTTAAGAGGAAACATATGATCTTAAGACAAACAATATTTTTAAAagtatatatacacaaaattcatataaaataaaaaaatattttttaaaattgattaAAGTTGTGAAACTACAATCCAAACACCTCATCTcaaaaaaattaaacacaacacattAAAATACTAAAACTCAACAACTTAACGTTATACCCCACACCCACACCCACCtcccataaaacaatatttttctttttgaaGGGGGTGGAGGGAGAGAAATATGGCATCTCCCAAGGGGAAGAGAAGGTCATTAATAAAAATCAATGTGATTCTTAATGAGAAATATCAGACCATTGATCTATTATTAGATTTAAAAGCTTTAACGAGACAAACAACAGAGAAAGGAGAAAACGTGTATATGCTGGACTAGAAAGGGCAGCAGGGAAAGAAAAAACTTGAAGTGAACAATATGGGTGTAGAGTAGAATATGTATAGTTCTAGCTACATGTGTTATATGGCCTCTACTCTCCACCTCACTTCAATTTCTTGGGCTTTGCAGCAGGGCCCCTTGGAATCTTGTTCAGTACTTGTCTATCAAAGGCTTTGTATAGTTTTCTCATTTCCACAGTGGCAGAGTGTACCCACTTATCCACTTTATCTTCGTGGTTTTCATAAAGAAAGGGCACCGTCTCAATCACAATAAGCCCTGAACAAAACACACAAGTCAAGCCGATTGTCatataaatgaaaaaaaaggaagaaaatatttgaaTAATGGGCAATCAGGCCTGAGTAATGAATTCCCTTACCCATATATAGGAGAGTGAGAAAATTGCACCAGCTGCCAACTACAGAGAGAATCCAGAGAGACCCAACAGCCTGCATTTTatttcataatgttatcaaatgAATTACAATGAGATAAGATTAAGCATATATTGTCAGGCAGTAAAATTACCACAACAAATTTCTTCAAGTCTTTTCCTGATGCAACGTCATGCAACACTGCAGACAAACGATTGGCTTCCACTCTCACAGCAGATGCCACGTTGAGAAACACTTCTTCAGAAAACTTAATCTCTGGAATACGTGGAGGAGGTCTGTACAAGTATCAATTTAGTAGTAAATCTTATAGTtagtatatatatcttaaatatGTTTATCTAAAAATGTCAAAAGATTCAATTTAGATTTTTTTCTATTGTTAAAACTGAACGGTTCTAAATAACTCTATCAGAAATCAGTCTTACTTGATACAAGGTCCTATATCATAAGAGATGAGACCAGAATCTTATCCAAAAAAAATCGACAAAATGAATACCTTCCAATCTTTAACTTCTTATAAATGATAtataatctttatatatttttattttttaaatatattttttattattaaataaatgtTATTGTAAGATACTTCTTACATTAATAATTAAAGTTTTCAGATCCATGAAAACTTACTAGATCTGTCCTATATAGGTACTTACAGTTTGAGTAAATTTGCTCCGTTGGACCAGACAAACATGCtgacaatgccaaaaatgaaaagatgAGAGACTAAAGTAAGCAGATGATATTCCATGTACTCAAAGAGCAACCATGTCAATGTAGTCACGCCCAGGCTTATGGCAGATGCTTTCTTGTTTCTCCAAAGCAGCACATCAGCCACTGCACAGAAAAACCCAGAATGAGAATGAGCAGCCCCATTCTTAatgatatcaatttttttttgtaattcttTTTATTATCTATTGTTGTTTTTAGATTAGATTGTGAGAGTTTTTTAAATCAACATTTCtaatcacttcatacatcataaatcaTAATGAATATAATCCAAAGTATTGATACAAAACTCTCACACAATCTAATCTAAAAACAACAGCAATTAAAGTCA encodes:
- the LOC131064754 gene encoding reticulon-like protein B5 → MSDKLHYDSSSSSSSSDSDEPNSSASAQFRRLFGREESMHKLLGGGKVADVLLWRNKKASAISLGVTTLTWLLFEYMEYHLLTLVSHLFIFGIVSMFVWSNGANLLKLPPPRIPEIKFSEEVFLNVASAVRVEANRLSAVLHDVASGKDLKKFVVAVGSLWILSVVGSWCNFLTLLYMGLIVIETVPFLYENHEDKVDKWVHSATVEMRKLYKAFDRQVLNKIPRGPAAKPKKLK